One Bacillota bacterium genomic window, AGGTGAATGTCGCGAAAAGCATATTGACACGGTTCCGGCCACGTGAGACAATTGCGTCGGAGAAAAAGTTAGGCCCACCAAACTTATTGTCGCGCTCGCGGGTTTGGCAGGTGCGGCCGCGAGCCTCTTGGGCCTGCGTAGGGGGTGTAGCCCGTAAAGAAGAATGAGGTCTCCCCATCGCTCCAGGATTACCTCGAAGCCATACTGGATCTCTCGGTGGGGGCAGACGGGGTCCGAACGACAGACGTCGCCACCAGGCTGAATGTCTCCAAAGCCAGCGTCACTCAGGCGATGGGCAATCTCGTGCGTGCAGGACTTGCATTGCAGGAGCGGTACGGGCCCGTGGAACTGACTGAGGCCGGATACGCTAAGGCAGCGTCAGTGCGAAGGCGCCACGAGCTTCTGAGGTCGCTCTTCGAGGACGTCCTGGGCGTGGATCCAGAAACCGCGGACGCTGATGCATGTAGGGTGGAGCATGCAATCAGCCCAGTCACCCTGGAGAAGCTGGCTGAGTTCCTGAAGAGGAGGTCTGACCGGTGAGTCGAAGGGAGACACGTGTTCCTCTGAGCGTGCTCACTCCCGGCGCCACGGGGATCGTGGCTTGTGTCCACTGCTCCGGCCCGCTCCGGCGCCGACTCTTGGACATGGGAGTGGTGCCCGGGGTCGAGGTCAGGGTGGACAGGTTCGCCCCGCTCGGCGACCCGATGGTCATAAGCCTGATGGGGTATCGCCTCAGTCTGCGGAGGCAGGAGGCCGCCGCTGTGCTCGTGGACGTTGTCGGCTTCTCGGGGCTCTCTGGTCCGTGTCCCTTAGTCCCAGGCGGCGCGCCTCATTGCGCCCGGAAGTTAGGCTTTCCTAACATACTGCCCGCCCTGGCACGCTGGCACAACCCCTGGGCCCGCACAGGTAAAAGGAGGCGTAGAAAGCGGAGATGAGGCAAGCCACTCTACAGGACGCCGCAGAGCCGGTAATCGCCCTCGCGGGCAACCCGAACTCGGGAAAGACCAGCCTTTTCAACTCGCTTACACATTCCAGACACCACGTAGGCAACTGGCCAGGAGTCACCGTGGAAAAGCGGGAGGGATACCTCTCCACAGGTGACGTCCGTGTGAGGGTCGTGGATCTTCCCGGAACCTACAGCCTAACCGCGCGATCGGCCGATGAGGCAATAGCGCGTTCATTCATCCTGGAGCAATCTCCCGACGTTGTCGTCGATGTTGTGGACGCGTCGAATATCCAACGGAACCTCTATCTCACCATCCAGTTGCTGGAGATGGGAGCGAGGGTTGTCGTAGCCCTGAATATGTTCGATGAGGCCCGGGCACTGGGGATACAAGTGGATATCCCGGCACTGGAGAGATTGCTCGGAGTCCCTGTAGTCCCGACGGTCGCCACCCGCGGCGTGGGCCTGACGCGTCTGAAGCGCGTCATGCTCGAGACGGCGAAACGCGTCAAGCCGATCACTATTGACTATGGCCCTGAAATGGAGCGCGGGATCGCGACGGTGGAAGATCTTCTTGGAAGGTCTCCCTCTCTGCTCCGCGGCCGGCCCGCCAGGTGGCTCGCGATCAAGCTCCTCGAGGGAGATGATATGGTCACGGCCGAGTTCACGGACTCCGCGAACCCCGGGGTCATGGAGGAGGTCGAGCGGTGCCGTGACCGGATCCGCGCAAGGACCGGACAGGCCACCGAGGACCTGGCGGCGGACAGGCGGCATGGGTTTGTGTCCGGAGTCGTGCGGCAGGCCGTCTCGAGCGTGCGTGAGCCGGGGGGCCCTCCCACACTGTCTGAGAGAATAGACAGATTCGTCTTGCACAGGTACTTCGGAATTCCGCTGCTGGCCATGGTCCTGTTCGGCACATTCCAATTCACGTTCGCGGTGAGTAGCCCAATGGTGGATGGGCTAGGCGCTGCCACCTCCTGGCTGGGCGACTCGATGGCAAGAGTCATGGGGGCGGCTGGTGCCTCCCAGACCCTCGTGTCACTGGTCCGCGACGGGATTGTCGCGGGGGTGGGCTCTGTGCTCTCCTTCGTACCCCCCATATTCATGCTCTTTCTCGGCATCTCTCTGCTTGAGGACACAGGGTACATGGCACGCGCCGCATTCCTTTCGGACCGGTTGATGCATGCTGCCGGACTGCACGGGAAGTCCGCCATACCGATGATAATGGGGTTCGGATGCAACGTCCCTGCCATCCTTGCGGCGAGAACCCTCGACAGCCCGAGGGATAGGATTATCACTATCCTCGTAAACCCGTTCATATCGTGCTCCGCCAGGCTTCCTGTCTATGTCCTGTTCGCAGGGGCGCTCTTCCCGCGAAACCAAGGGCTCGTGATCCTTTCTCTCTATGTGGCCGGGGCAATTATCGCGATCATATCCGCAAGGGTACTGAGCCGGACTGCCCTTGCGGGCGAGCCCTCGACCTTCGTGATGGAACTCCCGCCATACCGGATACCATCTGTGCTGAGCCTGGCCATGCACACGTGGGAGCGCGGCCGTGCCTTTCTTCAGAAGGCCGCGACCGTGATTCTAGTGTCAGCGGTGGCAGTGTGGGCCATGTCCAATCTCCCACCGGGCGTCGCTCCGGCGAGCGCCGGAAGCCTGATGGGGCAGGCTGGCACGCTCCTGGCACCGCTTCTGAGGCCCGCGGGCTTCGGCACTTGGGAGGCTGCAGTCGCCTTGATGTTCGGGTTAGTGGCGAAAGAAGTAATCGTGGGGACACTCGGAGTTGTGTACGGGGCAGAAGGAGATAGCCTCGCGGCCGCGATCCAGTCCCGGTGGACTCCGCTGTCTGCCTATGCGTTCATGGTGATGAGCCTTCTCTACGTGCCATGCGTCTCAACAGTGGTGGCTATCCGCCGGGAAACCAACTCCTTGGGCTGGGCCATCTTCGCCGTAACCTACAGCCTCGGCGTAGGTTGGGCAGCCGCAGTCGCCGTATACCAAGTTGGACGGTTACTCGGATTCGCATGACGCCCACACAGCGTGGGCGGCAGGGCCGCGGTGGTCAGCGTTGATCGCCGCAGATGCATAGTGATCGTGCAGAGGGAGCGGGCAACCCGCTCCCCCTTGTGTCTGCGTCAGTCACCCCAGATCGTGTGGCCCCCGGATCAGGGACCGCACGAGGATGACACGCCGTCCTACTTCTTGTAGTGATCGGCCTCGTCGAACTTGATTATCTTCTCGAGCCACTCGGCCGGATACGCCGTGCGGGTGATGTTCCCGTCGATGTTGACTGTCCCTGCGTTGTACTTCCAGAACAGCCAGTCAAGGAAGCCCCACCAGGCATCGCGGACAGTCTCGACGTTGCGGTTGCAGTACTCGGTCAGGAACTCCACGGCAAGCCTCGGGTCCTTCTTGTAAAGCTCCATCGCAGCCGCGTCGATCGCCGGCAGAGTCCTCATCACCGAGCCTTCATACTTGTCCTGCATCGCGTTGATGTCCTTGATCATGTAGGACCACTTCAGATCGACCAAGGTGTTGACGCACGAGACCGCCCACCAGAAAGACTCCCTCGTGAACTGCTGATGGGAACCGGCTTTCTCGCTGATGCTCGGGGATATGTGTGTCACGCTGTTGTAGAAGGGCACGTAGACAGTGGTCGCCGGCGCAGCTGGGCCATACCACAGCACGCCGCCGATCTCGTCCGGGAGCCAGCCTCTCGACTGCGCGATTATGCTGTACTCGCATCCGATCGCGGATACGGTGCGATTCCAGCCGTATGTGTCGCTGCCGACGTTGAAGGTCCATCCCGGATACCGTCGCGGGTTGCCCCAAGGGCCAGCGGTCCAGCTGGTACTGGAGTCAAACTCGGTACCCTCGTAGTGGTCGCGGTGAAGTGCGGCGACGTCTGCGACGGACAGCTTGCGCTCCACAGGGACGGAGAAAGGCGGATCTGCCTCAGTCAGGGTATTCGCGAGAGACGGGGCAACGCGGCTGAAGATGCGGACGATCCGCCGGTAGCTGTAGTCGGGCCGTACGCGGTCGCAGAAGTCCCATCTCCAGTTGAGCTTCTTGCCTGATGCCGGGTCCCACCAGCCCTTCTCCTGGGCGAACTCGCGGATTCCAGGGCCGTACATGAA contains:
- the feoB gene encoding ferrous iron transport protein B is translated as MRQATLQDAAEPVIALAGNPNSGKTSLFNSLTHSRHHVGNWPGVTVEKREGYLSTGDVRVRVVDLPGTYSLTARSADEAIARSFILEQSPDVVVDVVDASNIQRNLYLTIQLLEMGARVVVALNMFDEARALGIQVDIPALERLLGVPVVPTVATRGVGLTRLKRVMLETAKRVKPITIDYGPEMERGIATVEDLLGRSPSLLRGRPARWLAIKLLEGDDMVTAEFTDSANPGVMEEVERCRDRIRARTGQATEDLAADRRHGFVSGVVRQAVSSVREPGGPPTLSERIDRFVLHRYFGIPLLAMVLFGTFQFTFAVSSPMVDGLGAATSWLGDSMARVMGAAGASQTLVSLVRDGIVAGVGSVLSFVPPIFMLFLGISLLEDTGYMARAAFLSDRLMHAAGLHGKSAIPMIMGFGCNVPAILAARTLDSPRDRIITILVNPFISCSARLPVYVLFAGALFPRNQGLVILSLYVAGAIIAIISARVLSRTALAGEPSTFVMELPPYRIPSVLSLAMHTWERGRAFLQKAATVILVSAVAVWAMSNLPPGVAPASAGSLMGQAGTLLAPLLRPAGFGTWEAAVALMFGLVAKEVIVGTLGVVYGAEGDSLAAAIQSRWTPLSAYAFMVMSLLYVPCVSTVVAIRRETNSLGWAIFAVTYSLGVGWAAAVAVYQVGRLLGFA
- a CDS encoding C69 family dipeptidase; its protein translation is MYHKKSLHRVKLLIVASVVALSVILASAAAFACTSILVSPGASVDGSAMVTHTADCGSCAYEIWKVPAKDWEPGAMVEVPYLPQHTAGYRLSEASKPTGNMIPQVPHTYAYIAGIFGMMNEKQVGIGETTIGGRAEFRNQQGIFDITNLSMLALERGATAREAIQVMGDLAVKYGYKDSGEELSVCDPNEAWVFEIVGPGPLWEPESGEPGAFWVAQRVPDGHIAVSSNSSVIGEIDFDDHENFMYGPGIREFAQEKGWWDPASGKKLNWRWDFCDRVRPDYSYRRIVRIFSRVAPSLANTLTEADPPFSVPVERKLSVADVAALHRDHYEGTEFDSSTSWTAGPWGNPRRYPGWTFNVGSDTYGWNRTVSAIGCEYSIIAQSRGWLPDEIGGVLWYGPAAPATTVYVPFYNSVTHISPSISEKAGSHQQFTRESFWWAVSCVNTLVDLKWSYMIKDINAMQDKYEGSVMRTLPAIDAAAMELYKKDPRLAVEFLTEYCNRNVETVRDAWWGFLDWLFWKYNAGTVNIDGNITRTAYPAEWLEKIIKFDEADHYKK